The nucleotide sequence TAAAAGTAATTCAGTAGTTTTTGATAATACTGATTATCACTATAAAGTTGTTGATGACTTCCTTGTGCGATGATTTCACCCTGTTCCATCACCACTATTTTATCCATTTTCTCAAGCATTAACGGTTTATGAGTGATCACCACTAAACTTTGTTGATGTTGTTTTACATGCGCTAAAATATTAACCATCATGGCTTCTTCATTGCCACGGTCTAAACCTTTTGTTGGCTCATCTAAAATCAATACTTTTGCAGAACGCAGTAATAACTGCGCAATTTGTAGTCGTTGTGCTTGCCCGCCTGACAACCCCGTCCCTGTTGATCCTAACCAAGTGTTTAAGCCTTTGGGCAGGTCATCAATAAAGTCACTTAAATTGACTGATTGACAGACCTGACGCATTTCTTCTTCAGTCGCATCGGGCTTAGCTAAACGTAAGTTGTCTGCAATACTGGCATCAAATATATGTCCCTGTTGACTCATTAAAGCAATATATTGGCGTAAAGAATCACGCTTTATCTTACTTAAATCTGAACCGCCAAGTGTTATTCTGCCGTTATTCTTGGAACTGCTATTTTCAAGTACTGAACTGGCTAAATTTTCCGATGAAGAAAGCGATACTCCTGTTGGCCAAAAGCCCATAAGCAGGTTCACTAATGTTGATTTTCCCGCGCCACTCGCGCCAATAACCGCCACTTTATCACCTGCTTTTATTGACAAGTTTATGGCGCGCAAACTGGCATTTTTTTGTTCTGGATAACGAAAGGTGAAGTTTTCTAAATTAATATCGCCGTGCTGAGCGTCTTCAACACCGATATCAATAGGTTTAGTTTTATCGATAATCGCAAATAACCTTGCGGCACTGGCTAAACTTTGCGGTAATAATTGCAAGGCTAGCGGCATGCTGCTGACGGTTTCAAAACTCACTAAAACTAATAAAACAACGGCCACTAAAGACTTACTGTCAATTTCAGCGGTTGCTAACGATGGTAATAAAATAATGAAGCACACGAGCGCCGATAAATGAATAAGCAGAAAAATAACCGCATTTAAGCGCGCATTAATTTTAACTAAGCGATAACGCACAGCATAATATTTCTTTGTAATACTCGCGATTGAACGCTGATAACGGATACCTACTTGATAAACCAATAAGGTTTTAATCGCGCCAATGCCATTAACCAGTTCTTCACTGAGGTGGCTTTCTAAATGAGACTTTTCTTTTGCAAGTTGCATTGAAGCCAAGTAACTAATCACCGGTAAAACAAGTGCAACAATTAACAAGGCACTTAACATTACCCAGGCAATCATGGTTGAGAAAGTCGCTAACGTATAACAAACAATAGGCACTGAAATCAACGCAACAAAGATGGGTAACAATACTCGCAAGTAAAAATTATCGAGGTTATCTATATCTTGTTGTAGCCGAGCTAATAGGTCTCCTGAACGCAAATCAAGGCGATAATATGGTAATAACGGCTCAAGTTGCTGATAAAAATAATGTCGCAAATCGGCTAACGCATTAAAGGTTGCTCTGTGAGTTAACATACGCTCAGCATAACGACCTGCCGTGCGCACAATGGCTAAAAATCGAATGATAGCTGCCGGGGTAAAATAGTTAACGGTTATGCCAGTGGTGCCAGCAATTGCCATTAGCGTTATAAACCAACCAGACACAGCCAATAAACTGATATTAGCTAATACCGTAATAACCGACAATAAAGCGCCAAGCAACATCAAAGGTAGCTGCGGTTTAAGTAAACCGATTAAGCGAAAAAATATCTTCATACGTTCACCTGCTGCGCGTAATAGCCGCCATGAGCTAATAACGTTTGGTGAGTACCTGATTCAATCACTTTACCTTGCTCAAGCACGATAATTTCTTTCGCGGCCATCACCGTCTGCAAGCGATGGGCAATAACAATCACCAGATGATTTTCAGCATAAGCATTTATCACTGATGTAATAATTTGCTCTGTTTCTTGATCAAGGTGGCTGGTTGGCTCATCAAGTATCAATACATCTGGTTGATGGTAAAACACTCGCGCGAGAGCTAAACGTTGCGCTTGCCCACCGGAGAGCCCGGCACCATCTTCACCGACTTGGCTTTCAATGCCATGTTCAAGGCTTTCTACAAAGCTTGCTAAGCCTGCTTTTTCAAGTGCTTGAATAACAAGCTCCTGTTGATAGTCGTCCGATAAGGCAATATTAAACGCTAAAGAGCCATAAAAAATTTGTGCCTGCTGAGAAATCCAACCACAGTGTTGTAACCATTGATCCCGGTTATTGGCCGTTAATACTTTATCGTTGATCATAACTTGTCCAGCACTTGGGTGAACAAAACCTAAAATCATATCGATTAAGGTTGATTTTCCCGAGCCACTTTCACCAATAACTGCGTATAAACCTTGGCATGAAAACGTGATGTTTATATCGTTTAAAGCATTACTTCGCTCAGGGTATGCAAAGTCTACTTGCGCTAACTTAAGGGTAAAAGGTGCGTTAAAGAGTGTTTTTGAGGTATGTTGTTCGCGGGGTTGATTCAATACTTGCACAAGATCTTCAGCAGCGGTAACACCGGCCATTTTTGCATGGTATTGCGTACCAAGTTGGCGAAATGGCAAGTAAAATTCAGGGGCAAGTAATAAAACCCATAAAGCGAAAACATAATCAACATTGCCATAGTACAAACGAAAACCTAGCACAACGGCAACCAACGCGATGGAAATAGAAGCTAAAAACTCTAAAACAAATGACGAAAGAAAAGCAATTTTTAAAATGCCCATGGTTTCGTCGCCATAGTCATCACTGATTTTTTTTACCGCGGCAATTTCTCTGCGCGAAGCATTAAATATTTTAAGCTGTGTTAATCCTTGGATAATATCAAGGAAATGACTGCTCATGCGCTGCAGCTTAGTCCAATGTTCTTCATTTAACCGCTGCGCTTTATGACCAATCAGTATCATGAAAAATGGCACCATTGGCGCGGTAAGCAATAAAATTAAACCTGATTGCCAATCAATGGGAAATACTGCAATCAATATGGCCAAAGGAATAACCGCGCAGTAAGCAATAACAGGTAAGTAGCCCGCAAAGTAATCTTCTAATGAGTCAATACCTTGATGTAGTAAATGAGCTAACTTCGCACTACCTTTGGTTTGCGTGTAAGCCGGACCAAATTGAAATAAGTGATACAGCAATCGCGAACGTATATTCGCTTTAATATCCATAGCGCCACGTCGACTGTAACACTCGCTAAAATATCCCAAACCTGCACGACAAAAAATAATCACCACTAAAGCGGTAATGATCATGCTTGTGTCGGTGAAAACGGTGCTATCCATTGCTGTGGTTAGTGTGCTCTCTGCACTTGGAAATATCACTAAATTAATAAGGTAAGCCAGAACGGCGGTTTGCAAGATCATTAATAAGCCATTGAAGGCTCCTAAAGCAATCGCGCGACTTAATTTGCCGTGTGCATATTTTTTTTGAGCTTTGAGCCAGTGATTAACTTGCTTTTTTTGCTGCTGTGTTTGCTCTGTCATTATTACTGGCTCATTTTTCGTTACTTATGACTCGTTAAGAGATTTCATCGTCGTTATTTTGATCTTTAGAAACATTATCAACATGCTGTTCCATTTCGTACCACATAACATTGATTATGCCCAACGAGACTGCAAGCAACACACCTAATATCCAAGTGAAATACCACATAAATTTATCCTTTATTTTCTTAACAACTTAACGGTATTTATTATCAATACCGTTAAGTTATTTATCTGAACTTACTGAACTGCACTTACTTAACAATACTTACTTAACAATACTTACTTAACAACACTTAGTTTAACTAATGCTATAGCAAGTAAATTAATAGGCACTGTGATTGTTTTGCTCTATTTCAGCAATGGTCACGGTACGCCACATTTTTTTGTAACACCAAAGGGTATAAGCAATAATAATGGGAATGAAAACAGCCACTACAATAAACATTAAACCTAATGTTCCTTCACTCGACACCGTATCCCACATCAATAAACTGTGATTTGGTTGACTACTCGAAGGCATAACAAAAGGGAACATAGCAATCCCCGCCGTTAAAATAATACTAATAATACTGACAGAGCTACCAACAAAAGCACCAACTTTTACCGACGTACTTTTATCTTTTACACTCAATAAAAAGGCCACTAAAAATGGGGTAAGTATGCCAATTGCAGGTATTAACCATAAAAGTGGTGACGCCTTATAATTAGTTAACCAAGCACCAGAGGCTGTCGTTACTGCTTTCATCGTTGGTTGTGCTTGCCCCATGGTATCGATAGCACTGACAACTAAATAACCATCAATACTTTGCCAAACCATTACACCCGCTAGCGCGAAACAAAGCGCTAATACCACAGATACCACACGCCCGATATTCGCAGAACGCTTTGCTACATCGGCATCGGTGCGCATCACTAACCAAGTAGAGCCATGCATTAACATCATCGCGACACTCACCACACCCGCTAGCAGAGTAAAAGGAGTGAACAAAGCGAAAAACGAACCGGTATAGGTTACGCGCATTAATGAATCGAAACCAAAGGGCACACCTTGTAATAAATTACCAAAAGCAACACCAAACACTAATGGCGGTACCATTGAGCCAACAAATAAGGCTTTGTCCCAGTTACTACGCCATTTTGCCGATTCAATTTTGCTACGATAATCAAAAGCCAGTGGCCGTAGAAACAAGCTAAACAGTGTTAACATCATGGCAAAGTAAAAGCCGCTAAAAGCGGTGGCATATACCAAAGGCCATGCGGCAAACAACGAGGCGCCAGCGGTGATAAACCAAACTTGGTTACCATCCCAATGCGCACCTACGGTATTAATAACCACTCGGCTTTCTGCATCTTTTTTCGCCACGAAAGGTAATAAGCCACCAACGCCCATATCCATACCATCGGTGATAGCAAACCCAATAAAAAGAAAGCCAATCAGGCACCACCATATTAGTTTTAATGTTTCGTAATCAAACATGCATTTCCCCTTAAGAGTTCTGGCTACGAAGACCAGAAGTTAGCTCTGGTGCTTGTTCAAAATGATAACGCCCGGTGTGTAAAGCACTTGGGCCTAAACGAGCAAACTTAATCATTAAATACATTTCGATAACAAATAAAATACT is from Colwellia sp. Arc7-635 and encodes:
- the cydB gene encoding cytochrome d ubiquinol oxidase subunit II, with protein sequence MFDYETLKLIWWCLIGFLFIGFAITDGMDMGVGGLLPFVAKKDAESRVVINTVGAHWDGNQVWFITAGASLFAAWPLVYATAFSGFYFAMMLTLFSLFLRPLAFDYRSKIESAKWRSNWDKALFVGSMVPPLVFGVAFGNLLQGVPFGFDSLMRVTYTGSFFALFTPFTLLAGVVSVAMMLMHGSTWLVMRTDADVAKRSANIGRVVSVVLALCFALAGVMVWQSIDGYLVVSAIDTMGQAQPTMKAVTTASGAWLTNYKASPLLWLIPAIGILTPFLVAFLLSVKDKSTSVKVGAFVGSSVSIISIILTAGIAMFPFVMPSSSQPNHSLLMWDTVSSEGTLGLMFIVVAVFIPIIIAYTLWCYKKMWRTVTIAEIEQNNHSAY
- the cydC gene encoding thiol reductant ABC exporter subunit CydC; protein product: MKIFFRLIGLLKPQLPLMLLGALLSVITVLANISLLAVSGWFITLMAIAGTTGITVNYFTPAAIIRFLAIVRTAGRYAERMLTHRATFNALADLRHYFYQQLEPLLPYYRLDLRSGDLLARLQQDIDNLDNFYLRVLLPIFVALISVPIVCYTLATFSTMIAWVMLSALLIVALVLPVISYLASMQLAKEKSHLESHLSEELVNGIGAIKTLLVYQVGIRYQRSIASITKKYYAVRYRLVKINARLNAVIFLLIHLSALVCFIILLPSLATAEIDSKSLVAVVLLVLVSFETVSSMPLALQLLPQSLASAARLFAIIDKTKPIDIGVEDAQHGDINLENFTFRYPEQKNASLRAINLSIKAGDKVAVIGASGAGKSTLVNLLMGFWPTGVSLSSSENLASSVLENSSSKNNGRITLGGSDLSKIKRDSLRQYIALMSQQGHIFDASIADNLRLAKPDATEEEMRQVCQSVNLSDFIDDLPKGLNTWLGSTGTGLSGGQAQRLQIAQLLLRSAKVLILDEPTKGLDRGNEEAMMVNILAHVKQHQQSLVVITHKPLMLEKMDKIVVMEQGEIIAQGSHQQLYSDNQYYQKLLNYF
- the cydX gene encoding cytochrome bd-I oxidase subunit CydX encodes the protein MWYFTWILGVLLAVSLGIINVMWYEMEQHVDNVSKDQNNDDEIS
- the cydD gene encoding thiol reductant ABC exporter subunit CydD — protein: MTEQTQQQKKQVNHWLKAQKKYAHGKLSRAIALGAFNGLLMILQTAVLAYLINLVIFPSAESTLTTAMDSTVFTDTSMIITALVVIIFCRAGLGYFSECYSRRGAMDIKANIRSRLLYHLFQFGPAYTQTKGSAKLAHLLHQGIDSLEDYFAGYLPVIAYCAVIPLAILIAVFPIDWQSGLILLLTAPMVPFFMILIGHKAQRLNEEHWTKLQRMSSHFLDIIQGLTQLKIFNASRREIAAVKKISDDYGDETMGILKIAFLSSFVLEFLASISIALVAVVLGFRLYYGNVDYVFALWVLLLAPEFYLPFRQLGTQYHAKMAGVTAAEDLVQVLNQPREQHTSKTLFNAPFTLKLAQVDFAYPERSNALNDINITFSCQGLYAVIGESGSGKSTLIDMILGFVHPSAGQVMINDKVLTANNRDQWLQHCGWISQQAQIFYGSLAFNIALSDDYQQELVIQALEKAGLASFVESLEHGIESQVGEDGAGLSGGQAQRLALARVFYHQPDVLILDEPTSHLDQETEQIITSVINAYAENHLVIVIAHRLQTVMAAKEIIVLEQGKVIESGTHQTLLAHGGYYAQQVNV